A region of Bacillus rossius redtenbacheri isolate Brsri chromosome 2, Brsri_v3, whole genome shotgun sequence DNA encodes the following proteins:
- the LOC134528874 gene encoding aggrecan core protein-like has product MSSDDTEEDAATTSMETTRRQESRDDASSRACAWGEAGPQGVVGLTSQPAYGENTLRRNHQEASLRPAVTSLQGAAQQPVSAADSGTPDTSRQQLVSAADSGIPDTNRQQLVSAAESGIPDTSRQQLVSAADSGIPDTSRQQQPVSAADSGIPDTSRQQQPVSAADSGIPDTSRKQQPVSGADSGIPDTSRQQQPVSGADSGIPDTSRQQQPVSAADSGIPDTSRQQQPVSAADSGIPDTSRQQQPVSGADSGIPDTSRQQQPVSGADSGIPDTSRQQQPVSAADSGIPDTSRQQQPVSAADSGIPDTSRQQQPVSAADSGIPDTSRQQQPVSGADSGIPDTSRKQQPVSAADSGIPDTSRQQQPVSAADSGIPDTSRQQPVSGADSGIPDTSRQQQPVSGADSGIPDTSRQQPVSAADSGIPDMSRQQPVSAADSGIPDTSRQQPISAADSGIPDTSRQQPVSAADSGIPDTIRQQPVSAADSGIPDTSRQQPVSGADSGIPDTSRQQPVSAADSGIPDTSRQQPVSAADSGIPDTSRQQPVSAADSGIPDTSRQQQPVSGADSGIPGTSRKQQPVSGADSGIPDTSRQQQPVSGADSGIPGTSRKQQPVSGADSGIPDTSRQQQPVSGADSGIPDTSRQQQPVSGANSGIPGTSRKQQPVSGADSGIPDTSRQQPVAAADSGIPDTSRQQPVSAADSGIPDTSRQQPVSAADSGIPDTSRQQQPVSGADSGIPDTSRQQQLVSAADSGIPDTSRQQQPVSGADSGIPDTSRQQLVSAADSGIPDTSRQQTVSAADSGIPDTSRQQLVSAADSGIPDTSRQQQPVSGADSGIQDTSRQQQPVSGADSGIPGTSRKQQPVSGADSGIPDTSRQQQLVSAADSGIPDTSRQQQPVSGSDSGIPGTSRKQQPVSGADSGIPDTSRQQPVAAADSGIPDTSRQQPVSAADSGIPDTSRQQPVSAADSGIPDTSRQQQPVSGADSGIPDTSRQQQLVSAADSGIPDTSRQQQPVSGADSGIPDTSRQQPVSAADSGIPDTSRQQPVSAADSGIPDTSRQQLVSAADSGIPDTSRQQQPVSGADSGIQDTSRQQQPVSGADSGIPGTSRKQQPVSGADSGIPDTRRQQQLVSAADSGIPDTSRQQQPVSGSDSGIPDTSRQQPVSAADSDSGIPDTSRQQPVSAADSGIPDTSRQQPVSAADSGIPDTSRQQQPVSGADSGIPDTSRQQQPVSAADSGIPDTSRQQQPVSGADSGIPGTSRKQQPVSGADSGIPDTSRQQQLVSAADSGIPDTSRQQQRVSGADSGIPDTSRQQPVSAADSGIPDTSRQQPVSVADSGIPDTSRQQPVSAADSGIPDTSRQQQPVSGADSGIPDTSRQQPVSAADSGIPDTSRQQPVSAADSGIPDTSRQQPVSAADSGIPDTSRQQPVSAADSGIPDTSRQQPVSAADSGIPDTSRQQPVSAADSGIPDTSRHQPVSAADSGIPDTNRQHQDKDMRGNSGEEGTSARLNGQHRGSQKRVGGGGEKGCVGSIPARFDRSCLVATPVDSSAGNKRRERRRAVKRSITTDALPRRGLTVAPGGTAANNSWATGRWASG; this is encoded by the exons ATGAGCTCAGACGACACGGAGGAAGACGCGGCAACAACCAGCATGGAAACCACACGCCGACAGGAATCACGAGACGACGCAAGTAGCCGTGCATGTGCATGGGGCGAGGCAGGACCGCAGGGTGTTGTCGGCCTTACATCGCAGCCAGCGTACGGCGAGAACACACTGCG ACGGAACCACCAAGAAGCGTCACTGCGGCCGGCGGTGACGTCACTCCAAGGAGCGGCACAACAGCCGGTCTCAGCGGCAGACAGCGGCACCCCGGACACGAGCCGACAACAGCTGGTCTCAGCAGCCGACAGCGGCATCCCGGACACGAACCGACAACAGCTGGTCTCAGCAGCCGAAAGCGGCATCCCGGACACGAGCCGACAACAGCTGGTCTCAGCAGCCGACAGCGGCATCCCGGACACGAGCCGACAACAACAGCCGGTCTCAGCAGCCGACAGCGGCATCCCGGACACGAGCCGACAACAACAGCCGGTCTCAGCAGCCGACAGCGGCATCCCGGACACGAGCCGAAAACAACAGCCGGTCTCAGGGGCCGACAGCGGCATCCCGGACACGAGCCGACAACAACAGCCGGTCTCAGGGGCCGACAGCGGCATCCCGGACACGAGCCGACAACAACAGCCGGTCTCAGCAGCCGACAGCGGCATCCCGGACACGAGCCGACAACAACAGCCGGTCTCAGCAGCCGACAGCGGCATCCCGGACACGAGCCGACAACAACAGCCGGTCTCAGGGGCCGACAGCGGCATCCCGGACACGAGCCGACAACAACAGCCGGTCTCAGGGGCCGACAGCGGCATCCCGGACACGAGCCGACAACAACAGCCGGTCTCAGCAGCCGACAGCGGCATCCCGGACACGAGCCGACAACAACAGCCGGTCTCAGCAGCCGACAGCGGCATCCCGGACACGAGCCGACAACAACAGCCGGTCTCAGCAGCCGACAGCGGCATCCCGGACACGAGCCGACAACAACAGCCGGTCTCAGGGGCCGACAGCGGCATCCCGGACACGAGCCGAAAACAACAGCCGGTCTCAGCAGCCGACAGCGGCATCCCGGACACGAGCCGACAACAACAGCCGGTCTCAGCAGCCGACAGCGGCATCCCGGACACGAGCCGACAACAGCCGGTCTCAGGAGCCGACAGCGGCATTCCGGACACGAGCCGACAACAACAGCCGGTCTCAGGAGCCGACAGCGGCATCCCGGACACGAGCCGACAACAGCCGGTCTCAGCAGCAGACAGCGGCATCCCGGACATGAGCCGACAACAGCCGGTCTCAGCGGCAGACAGCGGCATCCCGGACACGAGCCGACAACAGCCAATCTCAGCGGCAGACAGTGGCATCCCGGACACGAGCCGACAACAGCCGGTCTCAGCGGCCGACAGCGGCATCCCGGACACGATCCGACAACAGCCGGTCTCAGCGGCAGACAGTGGCATCCCGGACACGAGCCGACAACAGCCGGTCTCAGGGGCCGACAGCGGCATCCCGGACACGAGCCGACAACAGCCGGTCTCAGCGGCAGACAGCGGCATCCCGGACACGAGCCGACAACAGCCGGTCTCAGCGGCAGACAGCGGAATCCCGGACACGAGCCGACAACAGCCGGTCTCAGCGGCCGACAGCGGCATCCCGGACACGAGCCGACAACAACAGCCGGTCTCAGGAGCCGACAGCGGCATCCCGGGCACGAGCCGTAAACAACAGCCGGTCTCAGGGGCCGACAGCGGCATCCCGGACACGAGCCGACAACAACAGCCGGTCTCAGGGGCCGACAGCGGCATCCCGGGCACGAGCCGTAAACAACAGCCGGTCTCTGGGGCCGACAGCGGCATCCCGGACACGAGCCGACAACAACAGCCGGTCTCAGGGGCCGACAGCGGCATCCCGGACACGAGCCGACAACAACAGCCGGTCTCAGGGGCCAACAGCGGCATCCCGGGCACGAGCCGTAAACAACAGCCGGTCTCTGGGGCCGACAGTGGCATCCCGGACACGAGCCGACAACAGCCGGTCGCAGCGGCAGACAGCGGCATCCCGGACACGAGCCGACAACAGCCGGTCTCAGCGGCAGACAGCGGCATCCCGGACACGAGCCGACAACAGCCGGTCTCAGCGGCCGACAGCGGCATCCCGGACACGAGCCGACAACAACAGCCGGTCTCAGGGGCCGACAGCGGCATCCCGGACACGAGCCGACAACAACAGCTGGTCTCAGCAGCCGACAGCGGCATCCCGGACACGAGCCGACAACAACAGCCGGTCTCAGGGGCCGACAGCGGCATCCCGGACACGAGCCGACAACAGCTGGTCTCAGCGGCAGACAGCGGCATCCCGGACACGAGCCGACAACAGACGGTCTCAGCGGCAGACAGTGGCATCCCGGACACGAGCCGACAACAGCTGGTCTCAGCAGCCGACAGCGGCATCCCGGACACGAGCCGACAACAACAGCCGGTCTCAGGGGCCGACAGCGGCATCCAGGACACGAGCCGACAACAACAGCCGGTCTCAGGGGCCGACAGCGGCATCCCGGGCACGAGCCGTAAACAACAGCCGGTCTCAGGGGCCGACAGCGGCATCCCGGACACGAGCCGACAACAACAGCTGGTCTCAGCAGCCGACAGCGGCATCCCGGACACGAGCCGACAACAACAGCCGGTCTCAGGGTCCGACAGCGGCATCCCGGGCACGAGCCGTAAACAACAGCCGGTCTCTGGGGCCGACAGCGGCATCCCGGACACGAGCCGACAACAGCCGGTCGCAGCGGCAGACAGCGGCATCCCGGACACGAGCCGACAACAGCCGGTCTCAGCGGCAGACAGCGGCATCCCGGACACGAGCCGACAACAGCCGGTCTCAGCGGCCGACAGCGGCATCCCGGACACGAGCCGACAACAACAGCCGGTCTCAGGGGCCGACAGCGGCATCCCGGACACGAGCCGACAACAACAGCTGGTCTCAGCAGCCGACAGCGGCATCCCGGACACGAGCCGACAACAACAGCCGGTCTCAGGGGCCGACAGCGGCATCCCGGACACGAGCCGACAACAGCCGGTCTCAGCGGCAGACAGCGGCATCCCGGACACGAGCCGACAACAGCCGGTCTCAGCGGCAGACAGTGGCATCCCGGACACGAGCCGACAACAGCTGGTCTCAGCAGCCGACAGCGGCATCCCGGACACGAGCCGACAACAACAGCCGGTCTCAGGGGCCGACAGCGGCATCCAGGACACGAGCCGACAACAACAGCCGGTCTCAGGGGCCGACAGCGGCATCCCGGGCACGAGCCGTAAACAACAGCCGGTCTCAGGGGCCGACAGCGGCATCCCGGACACGAGACGACAACAACAGCTGGTCTCAGCAGCCGACAGCGGCATCCCGGACACGAGCCGACAACAACAGCCGGTCTCAGGGTCCGACAGCGGCATCCCGGACACGAGCCGACAACAGCCGGTCTCAGCGGCAGACAGCG ACAGTGGCATCCCGGACACGAGCCGACAACAGCCGGTCTCAGCGGCAGACAGTGGCATCCCGGACACGAGCCGACAACAGCCGGTCTCAGCAGCCGACAGCGGCATCCCGGACACGAGCCGACAACAACAGCCGGTCTCAGGAGCCGACAGCGGCATCCCGGACACGAGCCGACAACAACAGCCGGTCTCAGCAGCCGACAGTGGCATCCCGGACACGAGCCGACAACAACAGCCGGTCTCAGGGGCCGACAGCGGCATCCCGGGCACGAGCCGTAAACAACAGCCGGTCTCAGGGGCCGACAGCGGCATCCCGGACACGAGCCGACAACAACAGCTGGTCTCAGCAGCCGACAGCGGCATCCCGGACACGAGCCGACAACAACAGCGGGTCTCAGGGGCCGACAGCGGCATCCCGGACACGAGCCGACAACAGCCGGTCTCAGCGGCAGACAGCGGCATCCCGGACACGAGCCGACAACAGCCGGTCTCAGTGGCAGACAGTGGCATCCCGGACACGAGCCGACAACAGCCGGTCTCAGCAGCCGACAGCGGCATCCCGGACACGAGCCGACAACAACAGCCGGTCTCAGGGGCCGACAGTGGCATCCCGGACACGAGCCGACAACAGCCGGTCTCAGCGGCAGACAGCGGCATCCCGGACACGAGCCGACAACAGCCGGTCTCAGCGGCAGACAGTGGCATCCCGGACACGAGCCGACAACAGCCGGTCTCAGCGGCAGACAGTGGCATCCCGGACACTAGCCGACAACAGCCGGTCTCAGCGGCAGACAGTGGCATCCCGGACACGAGCCGACAACAGCCGGTCTCAGCGGCCGACAGTGGCATCCCGGACACGAGCCGACAACAGCCGGTCTCAGCGGCAGACAGTGGCATCCCGGACACGAGCCGACATCAGCCGGTCTCAGCGGCAGACAGTGGCATCCCTGACACGAACCGACAACACCAGGACAAGGATATGCGAGGTAATAGTGGCGAGGAGGGGACCAGCGCCCGGCTGAACGGCCAGCATCGCGGCAGTCAGAAG